One window from the genome of Bubalus kerabau isolate K-KA32 ecotype Philippines breed swamp buffalo chromosome 17, PCC_UOA_SB_1v2, whole genome shotgun sequence encodes:
- the ATMIN gene encoding ATM interactor isoform X2 — MLLSPHHNPESESEVSQSCLTLCDPVDCSPPGSSVRGILQDGIVNPTVRKDLKTVPKFYCCPIEGCPRGPDRPFSQFSLVKQHFMKMHAEKKHKCSKCSNSYGTEWDLKRHAEDCGKTFQCTCGCPYASRTALQSHIYRTGHEIPAEHRDPPSKKRKMESCLHSQKLSRKTVESLSKQPIPRPDAPELETSEIKLVASFEDSCSSNAKQQTLPAAPRYPQKLLLPKPKVALVKLPVMQFSPVPVFVPTADSSAQPVVLGVDHQGSAPGAVHLLPLSIGTLILGLDSEACSLKESLPLSKVVNPVAVEPISTGIQVNLGKSPFSPLQELGNTCQKNSISSINVQTDLSYTTPQFMPTAQWASPDSSVSSCSQTDLTFGSQVSLPISVQTQTFLPSCKVTSSIAAQTDAFIDASFQPGGISRETQTSGMQSPADDRVQMDQAVMCGDIFESVHSSYGVSTDNIISSSLVAETVTHDLLPQNHTKTLTQDIEKSTPIITFSAPNSMLSSQNMTDNQTQTIDLLSDLENILSSNLPGQTLDNRSLLSDTTTGPDTQLPSGPTQNPAIDFDIEEFFSASNIQTQTEESELSTMTTEPVLESLDIETQTDFFLADPSAQAYSCRGNSSFLGLEMFDTQTQTDLNFFLDSSPRLPLGSILKHSSFSMSTDSSDTETQTDGISTAKNLPALESKVQLNSAETQTMNSGFETLGSLFFTSNETQTAMDDFLLADLAWNTMESQFSSVETQTCAELHPVSNF, encoded by the exons ATGCTACTGAGTCCTCACCAcaaccctgaaagtgaaagtgaagtctctcagtcgtgtctgactctttgcgaccccgtggactgtagcccaccaggctcctctgtccgtggaattctccag gATGGCATAGTAAATCCAACAGTAAGAAAAGATTTGAAAACTGTACCAAAATTCTACTGTTGTCCAATTGAAGGATGCCCTAGAGGCCCTGACAGACCATTTTCTCAATTTTCTCTCGTAAAACAG CACTTTATGAAAATGCATGCTGAAAAGAAGCATAAATGTAGTAAGTGCAGCAATTCGTATGGCACCGAGTGGGACTTGAAAAGACATGCAGAGGATTGTGGCAAGACCTTCCAGTGCACGTGTGGGTGTCCCTATGCCAGCCGGACTGCGTTACAGTCCCACATCTACCGAACTGGCCATGAGATCCCTGCAGAACACAG GGATCCACCtagtaagaaaaggaaaatggaaagctGCCTGCACAGCCAGAAGCTGTCCAGGAAGACCGTTGAATCGCTGAGCAAGCAGCCAATTCCGCGACCAGACGCTCCAGAACTAGAGACTTCAGAAATAAAGCTGGTGGCTTCCTTTGAAGACTCTTGCAGCTCTAATGCCAAACAACAGACTCTTCCAGCAGCTCCACGGTACCCTCAGAAGTTGCTTTTACCAAAGCCCAAAGTGGCTTTGGTTAAACTCCCTGTCATGCAGTTTTCTCCTGTGCCTGTCTTTGTGCCTACAGCCGACTCCTCGGCCCAGCCTGTGGTGTTGGGTGTCGACCATCAGGGCTCTGCCCCCGGTGCCGTGCACTTACTGCCCTTGTCCATTGGAACCCTGATCCTCGGCCTGGATTCGGAAGCCTGCTCTCTCAAGGAGAGCCTCCCTCTTTCAAAAGTTGTAAATCCTGTTGCTGTTGAGCCAATTAGCACAGGTATTCAAGTGAACTTGGGTAAAAGTCCATTTAGCCCGTTACAAGAACTCGGGAACACATGTCAGAAGAACAGCATTTCTTCCATCAATGTGCAGACAGACCTGTCCTACACCACACCGCAGTTCATGCCAACTGCACAGTGGGCCAGCCCTGACTCCTCTGTGTCGTCCTGTTCGCAAACTGATTTGACATTTGGTTCCCAGGTTTCCCTTCCCATTAGTGTTCAAACTCAGACTTTTTTGCCCAGTTGTAAGGTAACCTCATCCATCGCTGCTCAGACTGATGCATTTATAGATGCCAGTTTCCAGCCAGGTGGGATCTCCAGAGAAACTCAGACCAGCGGAATGCAAAGTCCAGCAGATGACCGAGTACAGATGGACCAAGCTGTAATGTGTGGAGACATTTTTGAAAGTGTCCATTCATCATATGGTGTGTCCACAGACAATATTATAAGCAGCAGCTTAGTAGCAGAGACTGTAACTCATGACTTGTTACCTCAGAACCACACTAAAACTTTAACTCAAGATATTGAGAAATCCACACCAATAATAACCTTCAGTGCACCAAACAGTATGCTTTCGTCACAGAACATGACAGATAATCAGACCCAAACCATAGATTTACTAAGTGATCTAGAAAACATCTTGTCAAGTAACCTACCTGGTCAGACGCTGGACAATCGTAGTCTTTTGTCTGACACAACTACTGGACCTGACACCCAGCTCCCATCTGGCCCAACCCAGAATCCTGCAATTGATTTTGATATCGAAGAGTTCTTTTCAGCCTCAAATATACAGACACAAACCGAGGAGAGTGAACTTAGCACCATGACCACTGAGCCAGTCTTGGAGTCACTGGACATAGAAACCCAAACTGACTTCTTCCTTGCAGACCCTTCTGCCCAGGCCTACAGTTGTAGGGGGAATTCTAGCTTCTTAGGTCTTGAGATGTttgacacacagacacagacagaccTGAACTTCTTTTTAGACAGTAGCCCTCGTCTGCCACTGGGAAGTATCCTGAAACACTCCAGCTTTTCCATGAGTACTGATTCATCTGACACAGAGACCCAGACTGACGGAATCTCCACTGCTAAAAACCTGCCTGCCCTGGAAAGCAAGGTTCAGTTGAACAGTGCCGAAACACAGACCATGAACTCTGGCTTCGAAACTTTGGGGAGCTTATTCTTCACCAGCAATGAAACTCAGACAGCAATGGATGACTTTCTTCTGGCCGATCTGGCCTGGAACACGATGGAATCTCAGTTCAGCTCTGTTGAAACCCAAACGTGTGCAGAACTACACCCAGTCTCCAACTTCTGA
- the ATMIN gene encoding ATM interactor isoform X3 → MKMHAEKKHKCSKCSNSYGTEWDLKRHAEDCGKTFQCTCGCPYASRTALQSHIYRTGHEIPAEHRDPPSKKRKMESCLHSQKLSRKTVESLSKQPIPRPDAPELETSEIKLVASFEDSCSSNAKQQTLPAAPRYPQKLLLPKPKVALVKLPVMQFSPVPVFVPTADSSAQPVVLGVDHQGSAPGAVHLLPLSIGTLILGLDSEACSLKESLPLSKVVNPVAVEPISTGIQVNLGKSPFSPLQELGNTCQKNSISSINVQTDLSYTTPQFMPTAQWASPDSSVSSCSQTDLTFGSQVSLPISVQTQTFLPSCKVTSSIAAQTDAFIDASFQPGGISRETQTSGMQSPADDRVQMDQAVMCGDIFESVHSSYGVSTDNIISSSLVAETVTHDLLPQNHTKTLTQDIEKSTPIITFSAPNSMLSSQNMTDNQTQTIDLLSDLENILSSNLPGQTLDNRSLLSDTTTGPDTQLPSGPTQNPAIDFDIEEFFSASNIQTQTEESELSTMTTEPVLESLDIETQTDFFLADPSAQAYSCRGNSSFLGLEMFDTQTQTDLNFFLDSSPRLPLGSILKHSSFSMSTDSSDTETQTDGISTAKNLPALESKVQLNSAETQTMNSGFETLGSLFFTSNETQTAMDDFLLADLAWNTMESQFSSVETQTCAELHPVSNF, encoded by the exons ATGAAAATGCATGCTGAAAAGAAGCATAAATGTAGTAAGTGCAGCAATTCGTATGGCACCGAGTGGGACTTGAAAAGACATGCAGAGGATTGTGGCAAGACCTTCCAGTGCACGTGTGGGTGTCCCTATGCCAGCCGGACTGCGTTACAGTCCCACATCTACCGAACTGGCCATGAGATCCCTGCAGAACACAG GGATCCACCtagtaagaaaaggaaaatggaaagctGCCTGCACAGCCAGAAGCTGTCCAGGAAGACCGTTGAATCGCTGAGCAAGCAGCCAATTCCGCGACCAGACGCTCCAGAACTAGAGACTTCAGAAATAAAGCTGGTGGCTTCCTTTGAAGACTCTTGCAGCTCTAATGCCAAACAACAGACTCTTCCAGCAGCTCCACGGTACCCTCAGAAGTTGCTTTTACCAAAGCCCAAAGTGGCTTTGGTTAAACTCCCTGTCATGCAGTTTTCTCCTGTGCCTGTCTTTGTGCCTACAGCCGACTCCTCGGCCCAGCCTGTGGTGTTGGGTGTCGACCATCAGGGCTCTGCCCCCGGTGCCGTGCACTTACTGCCCTTGTCCATTGGAACCCTGATCCTCGGCCTGGATTCGGAAGCCTGCTCTCTCAAGGAGAGCCTCCCTCTTTCAAAAGTTGTAAATCCTGTTGCTGTTGAGCCAATTAGCACAGGTATTCAAGTGAACTTGGGTAAAAGTCCATTTAGCCCGTTACAAGAACTCGGGAACACATGTCAGAAGAACAGCATTTCTTCCATCAATGTGCAGACAGACCTGTCCTACACCACACCGCAGTTCATGCCAACTGCACAGTGGGCCAGCCCTGACTCCTCTGTGTCGTCCTGTTCGCAAACTGATTTGACATTTGGTTCCCAGGTTTCCCTTCCCATTAGTGTTCAAACTCAGACTTTTTTGCCCAGTTGTAAGGTAACCTCATCCATCGCTGCTCAGACTGATGCATTTATAGATGCCAGTTTCCAGCCAGGTGGGATCTCCAGAGAAACTCAGACCAGCGGAATGCAAAGTCCAGCAGATGACCGAGTACAGATGGACCAAGCTGTAATGTGTGGAGACATTTTTGAAAGTGTCCATTCATCATATGGTGTGTCCACAGACAATATTATAAGCAGCAGCTTAGTAGCAGAGACTGTAACTCATGACTTGTTACCTCAGAACCACACTAAAACTTTAACTCAAGATATTGAGAAATCCACACCAATAATAACCTTCAGTGCACCAAACAGTATGCTTTCGTCACAGAACATGACAGATAATCAGACCCAAACCATAGATTTACTAAGTGATCTAGAAAACATCTTGTCAAGTAACCTACCTGGTCAGACGCTGGACAATCGTAGTCTTTTGTCTGACACAACTACTGGACCTGACACCCAGCTCCCATCTGGCCCAACCCAGAATCCTGCAATTGATTTTGATATCGAAGAGTTCTTTTCAGCCTCAAATATACAGACACAAACCGAGGAGAGTGAACTTAGCACCATGACCACTGAGCCAGTCTTGGAGTCACTGGACATAGAAACCCAAACTGACTTCTTCCTTGCAGACCCTTCTGCCCAGGCCTACAGTTGTAGGGGGAATTCTAGCTTCTTAGGTCTTGAGATGTttgacacacagacacagacagaccTGAACTTCTTTTTAGACAGTAGCCCTCGTCTGCCACTGGGAAGTATCCTGAAACACTCCAGCTTTTCCATGAGTACTGATTCATCTGACACAGAGACCCAGACTGACGGAATCTCCACTGCTAAAAACCTGCCTGCCCTGGAAAGCAAGGTTCAGTTGAACAGTGCCGAAACACAGACCATGAACTCTGGCTTCGAAACTTTGGGGAGCTTATTCTTCACCAGCAATGAAACTCAGACAGCAATGGATGACTTTCTTCTGGCCGATCTGGCCTGGAACACGATGGAATCTCAGTTCAGCTCTGTTGAAACCCAAACGTGTGCAGAACTACACCCAGTCTCCAACTTCTGA
- the C17H16orf46 gene encoding uncharacterized protein C16orf46 homolog isoform X2, with product MDFGHKNETELENSENYEIQSTEETELIYTCPDERSEKNHVCCLLNISDITLEQDKKAKEFVIGTGWEEAVRGWGQISPTACIWPRKKLKKARVGESASSCLLCVNLSHGSLEARPQSEGGKLESGASAPAPAEAGPEKDGGSLSQTPGTPPGPTTTSREVNKICFPTYSQGEKKSLQIKEFIWCLEDWATPETVRGKDPRRPWRGTDRILPASDSLTSKALLVLPPLKSSPPDGLDVLGKKTKNFFLRPEEKGLSVEKDECVAYAYGVKAVDGAGEKQPTELARHLRVKDMQPFLTPVARTPLLAEPEPCCLHWSRLPEKNLLCPPCYLATFQLLQKQGARNYKARLKAREPRPPMKTPKRILTEAKQENRPQMLETKVFSRPLLPSLTHRKKKIK from the exons ATGGATTTCGGTCACAAAAATGAGACTGAATTAGAAAATAGTGAAAATTATGAAATTCAAAGCACAGAAGAAACTGAATTAATCTATACTTGTCCAgatgaaagaagtgaaaagaatCATGTTTGTTGTCTTCTCAATATCAGTGACATTACACTTGAACAAGATAAAAAAGCCAAAGAGTTTGTCATTGGAACTGGATGGGAAGAAGCA GTCCGAGGCTGGGGACAGATTTCTCCAACTGCCTGCATCTGGCCCAGGAAGAAGCttaagaaggcgagggtgggagaAAGTGCCAGCAGCTGCTTACTCTGTGTCAATCTCTCCCATGGGAGCCTGGAGGCCAGGCCTCAGTCGGAGGGCGGGAAGTTGGAGTCTGGGGCTTCAGCTCCAGCTCCAGCCGAGGCAGGCCCAGAGAAGGATGGAGGCAGCCTCTCCCAGACCCCAGGCACCCCCCCAGGCCCCACTACGACCTCCAGGGAAGTTAACAAAATCTGCTTTCCCACCTACAGTcagggagagaagaaaagtcTGCAAATAAAGGAGTTCATTTGGTGCCTGGAAGACTGGGCCACCCCGGAGACCGTTAGGGGCAAGGACCCCAGAAGGCCCTGGAGAGGCACTGACAGAATTCTCCCTGCCTCAGACTCCCTGACTTCCAAAGCCCTTTTAGTCCTCCCTCCCTTGAAGTCTTCGCCCCCAGATGGCTTGGATGTTCTGGGTAAGAAGACTAAGAACTTTTTCTTGCGGCCAGAAGAGAAGGGGCTGAGTGTGGAGAAGGATGAGTGTGTGGCTTATGCCTATGGAGTGAAAGCGGTTGACGGGGCAGGCGAAAAGCAGCCCACTGAGCTGGCCAGGCACCTCAGAGTCAAGGACATGCAGCCTTTCCTCACCCCGGTGGCCCGGACGCCCCTGCTGGCCGAGCCTGAGCCCTGCTGCCTGCACTGGTCCCGCCTGCCTGAGAAAAACCTGCTGTGCCCTCCCTGCTATCTGGCCACCTTCCAGCTTTTGCAGAAACAAGGAGCGAGGAACTACAAAGCCAGACTCAAAGCCAGGGAGCCCAGACCTCCCATGAAAACCCCAAAGCGCATCCTCACAGAGGCCAAGCAGGAAAACAGGCCCCAAATGTTGGAGACCAAAGTGTTCTCAAGACCTCTCTTGCCGTCCCTCACA CACAGGAAAAAGAAGATAAAGTAG
- the C17H16orf46 gene encoding uncharacterized protein C16orf46 homolog isoform X3 — protein sequence MDFGHKNETELENSENYEIQSTEETELIYTCPDERSEKNHVCCLLNISDITLEQDKKAKEFVIGTGWEEAVRGWGQISPTACIWPRKKLKKARVGESASSCLLCVNLSHGSLEARPQSEGGKLESGASAPAPAEAGPEKDGGSLSQTPGTPPGPTTTSREVNKICFPTYSQGEKKSLQIKEFIWCLEDWATPETVRGKDPRRPWRGTDRILPASDSLTSKALLVLPPLKSSPPDGLDVLGKKTKNFFLRPEEKGLSVEKDECVAYAYGVKAVDGAGEKQPTELARHLRVKDMQPFLTPVARTPLLAEPEPCCLHWSRLPEKNLLCPPCYLATFQLLQKQGARNYKARLKAREPRPPMKTPKRILTEAKQENRPQMLETKVFSRPLLPSLTHKLYIF from the exons ATGGATTTCGGTCACAAAAATGAGACTGAATTAGAAAATAGTGAAAATTATGAAATTCAAAGCACAGAAGAAACTGAATTAATCTATACTTGTCCAgatgaaagaagtgaaaagaatCATGTTTGTTGTCTTCTCAATATCAGTGACATTACACTTGAACAAGATAAAAAAGCCAAAGAGTTTGTCATTGGAACTGGATGGGAAGAAGCA GTCCGAGGCTGGGGACAGATTTCTCCAACTGCCTGCATCTGGCCCAGGAAGAAGCttaagaaggcgagggtgggagaAAGTGCCAGCAGCTGCTTACTCTGTGTCAATCTCTCCCATGGGAGCCTGGAGGCCAGGCCTCAGTCGGAGGGCGGGAAGTTGGAGTCTGGGGCTTCAGCTCCAGCTCCAGCCGAGGCAGGCCCAGAGAAGGATGGAGGCAGCCTCTCCCAGACCCCAGGCACCCCCCCAGGCCCCACTACGACCTCCAGGGAAGTTAACAAAATCTGCTTTCCCACCTACAGTcagggagagaagaaaagtcTGCAAATAAAGGAGTTCATTTGGTGCCTGGAAGACTGGGCCACCCCGGAGACCGTTAGGGGCAAGGACCCCAGAAGGCCCTGGAGAGGCACTGACAGAATTCTCCCTGCCTCAGACTCCCTGACTTCCAAAGCCCTTTTAGTCCTCCCTCCCTTGAAGTCTTCGCCCCCAGATGGCTTGGATGTTCTGGGTAAGAAGACTAAGAACTTTTTCTTGCGGCCAGAAGAGAAGGGGCTGAGTGTGGAGAAGGATGAGTGTGTGGCTTATGCCTATGGAGTGAAAGCGGTTGACGGGGCAGGCGAAAAGCAGCCCACTGAGCTGGCCAGGCACCTCAGAGTCAAGGACATGCAGCCTTTCCTCACCCCGGTGGCCCGGACGCCCCTGCTGGCCGAGCCTGAGCCCTGCTGCCTGCACTGGTCCCGCCTGCCTGAGAAAAACCTGCTGTGCCCTCCCTGCTATCTGGCCACCTTCCAGCTTTTGCAGAAACAAGGAGCGAGGAACTACAAAGCCAGACTCAAAGCCAGGGAGCCCAGACCTCCCATGAAAACCCCAAAGCGCATCCTCACAGAGGCCAAGCAGGAAAACAGGCCCCAAATGTTGGAGACCAAAGTGTTCTCAAGACCTCTCTTGCCGTCCCTCACA CACAAGCTCTACATTTTCTGA
- the C17H16orf46 gene encoding uncharacterized protein C16orf46 homolog isoform X1, translated as MDFGHKNETELENSENYEIQSTEETELIYTCPDERSEKNHVCCLLNISDITLEQDKKAKEFVIGTGWEEAVRGWGQISPTACIWPRKKLKKARVGESASSCLLCVNLSHGSLEARPQSEGGKLESGASAPAPAEAGPEKDGGSLSQTPGTPPGPTTTSREVNKICFPTYSQGEKKSLQIKEFIWCLEDWATPETVRGKDPRRPWRGTDRILPASDSLTSKALLVLPPLKSSPPDGLDVLGKKTKNFFLRPEEKGLSVEKDECVAYAYGVKAVDGAGEKQPTELARHLRVKDMQPFLTPVARTPLLAEPEPCCLHWSRLPEKNLLCPPCYLATFQLLQKQGARNYKARLKAREPRPPMKTPKRILTEAKQENRPQMLETKVFSRPLLPSLTVSRVVIPISTHRLL; from the exons ATGGATTTCGGTCACAAAAATGAGACTGAATTAGAAAATAGTGAAAATTATGAAATTCAAAGCACAGAAGAAACTGAATTAATCTATACTTGTCCAgatgaaagaagtgaaaagaatCATGTTTGTTGTCTTCTCAATATCAGTGACATTACACTTGAACAAGATAAAAAAGCCAAAGAGTTTGTCATTGGAACTGGATGGGAAGAAGCA GTCCGAGGCTGGGGACAGATTTCTCCAACTGCCTGCATCTGGCCCAGGAAGAAGCttaagaaggcgagggtgggagaAAGTGCCAGCAGCTGCTTACTCTGTGTCAATCTCTCCCATGGGAGCCTGGAGGCCAGGCCTCAGTCGGAGGGCGGGAAGTTGGAGTCTGGGGCTTCAGCTCCAGCTCCAGCCGAGGCAGGCCCAGAGAAGGATGGAGGCAGCCTCTCCCAGACCCCAGGCACCCCCCCAGGCCCCACTACGACCTCCAGGGAAGTTAACAAAATCTGCTTTCCCACCTACAGTcagggagagaagaaaagtcTGCAAATAAAGGAGTTCATTTGGTGCCTGGAAGACTGGGCCACCCCGGAGACCGTTAGGGGCAAGGACCCCAGAAGGCCCTGGAGAGGCACTGACAGAATTCTCCCTGCCTCAGACTCCCTGACTTCCAAAGCCCTTTTAGTCCTCCCTCCCTTGAAGTCTTCGCCCCCAGATGGCTTGGATGTTCTGGGTAAGAAGACTAAGAACTTTTTCTTGCGGCCAGAAGAGAAGGGGCTGAGTGTGGAGAAGGATGAGTGTGTGGCTTATGCCTATGGAGTGAAAGCGGTTGACGGGGCAGGCGAAAAGCAGCCCACTGAGCTGGCCAGGCACCTCAGAGTCAAGGACATGCAGCCTTTCCTCACCCCGGTGGCCCGGACGCCCCTGCTGGCCGAGCCTGAGCCCTGCTGCCTGCACTGGTCCCGCCTGCCTGAGAAAAACCTGCTGTGCCCTCCCTGCTATCTGGCCACCTTCCAGCTTTTGCAGAAACAAGGAGCGAGGAACTACAAAGCCAGACTCAAAGCCAGGGAGCCCAGACCTCCCATGAAAACCCCAAAGCGCATCCTCACAGAGGCCAAGCAGGAAAACAGGCCCCAAATGTTGGAGACCAAAGTGTTCTCAAGACCTCTCTTGCCGTCCCTCACAGTGAGCAGAGTTGTTATTCCCATTTCCACTCACCGACTCCTTTGA
- the GCSH gene encoding glycine cleavage system H protein, mitochondrial isoform X3, with protein sequence MALRAVRSVRAAVGSLRAISAPSAPCSPRPWGLRADAVRELRTGPALLSDLLDEMKECNCCTYSLIHMRKFTEKHEWVTTENGVGTVGISNFAQEALGDVVYCSLPEVGTKLNKQGWLIKMTFSNPSELDELMSEEAYEKYIKSIEE encoded by the exons ATGGCGCTGCGGGCGGTGCGGAGCGTGCGGGCCGCGGTCGGCAGCCTGCGCGCCATCTCGGCACCCAGCGCGCCCTGCTCGCCGCGGCCCTGGGGACTGCGAGCGGATGCCGTCCGGGAGCTGCGCACCGGCCCTGCTCTGCTGTCGG ACTTGTTGGATGAAATGAAAGAATGTAACTGCTGTACATATAGCCTGATACATA TGCGGAAATTCACAGAAAAACACGAATGGGTAACAACAGAAAATGGTGTCGGAACAGTGGGAATCAGCAATTTTGCACAG gaaGCTTTGGGAGATGTTGTTTACTGTAGTCTGCCTGAAGTTGGGACAAAGTTGAACAAACAAG GTTGGCTGATCAAGATGACATTCAGTAACCCTTCAGAACTAGATGAACTAATGAGTGAAGAAGCATATGAGAAATACATAAAATCTATTGAGGAGTGA
- the GCSH gene encoding glycine cleavage system H protein, mitochondrial isoform X1, translated as MALRAVRSVRAAVGSLRAISAPSAPCSPRPWGLRADAVRELRTGPALLSDLLDEMKECNCCTYSLIHMRKFTEKHEWVTTENGVGTVGISNFAQEALGDVVYCSLPEVGTKLNKQEEFGALESVKAASELYSPLSGEVTEINKALAENPGLVNKSCYEDGWLIKMTFSNPSELDELMSEEAYEKYIKSIEE; from the exons ATGGCGCTGCGGGCGGTGCGGAGCGTGCGGGCCGCGGTCGGCAGCCTGCGCGCCATCTCGGCACCCAGCGCGCCCTGCTCGCCGCGGCCCTGGGGACTGCGAGCGGATGCCGTCCGGGAGCTGCGCACCGGCCCTGCTCTGCTGTCGG ACTTGTTGGATGAAATGAAAGAATGTAACTGCTGTACATATAGCCTGATACATA TGCGGAAATTCACAGAAAAACACGAATGGGTAACAACAGAAAATGGTGTCGGAACAGTGGGAATCAGCAATTTTGCACAG gaaGCTTTGGGAGATGTTGTTTACTGTAGTCTGCCTGAAGTTGGGACAAAGTTGAACAAACAAG AGGAGTTTGGTGCTTTGGAAAGTGTGAAAGCTGCTAGTGAACTCTATTCTCCTCTATCAGGAGAAGTAACTGAAATTAATAAAGCTCTAGCAGAAAATCCAGGACTTGTCAACAAGTCTTGTTACGAAGATG GTTGGCTGATCAAGATGACATTCAGTAACCCTTCAGAACTAGATGAACTAATGAGTGAAGAAGCATATGAGAAATACATAAAATCTATTGAGGAGTGA
- the GCSH gene encoding glycine cleavage system H protein, mitochondrial isoform X2: protein MALRAVRSVRAAVGSLRAISAPSAPCSPRPWGLRADAVRELRTGPALLSVRKFTEKHEWVTTENGVGTVGISNFAQEALGDVVYCSLPEVGTKLNKQEEFGALESVKAASELYSPLSGEVTEINKALAENPGLVNKSCYEDGWLIKMTFSNPSELDELMSEEAYEKYIKSIEE from the exons ATGGCGCTGCGGGCGGTGCGGAGCGTGCGGGCCGCGGTCGGCAGCCTGCGCGCCATCTCGGCACCCAGCGCGCCCTGCTCGCCGCGGCCCTGGGGACTGCGAGCGGATGCCGTCCGGGAGCTGCGCACCGGCCCTGCTCTGCTGTCGG TGCGGAAATTCACAGAAAAACACGAATGGGTAACAACAGAAAATGGTGTCGGAACAGTGGGAATCAGCAATTTTGCACAG gaaGCTTTGGGAGATGTTGTTTACTGTAGTCTGCCTGAAGTTGGGACAAAGTTGAACAAACAAG AGGAGTTTGGTGCTTTGGAAAGTGTGAAAGCTGCTAGTGAACTCTATTCTCCTCTATCAGGAGAAGTAACTGAAATTAATAAAGCTCTAGCAGAAAATCCAGGACTTGTCAACAAGTCTTGTTACGAAGATG GTTGGCTGATCAAGATGACATTCAGTAACCCTTCAGAACTAGATGAACTAATGAGTGAAGAAGCATATGAGAAATACATAAAATCTATTGAGGAGTGA